The Herbiconiux sp. SALV-R1 nucleotide sequence AGCCGAGGCCGGCGGCCGGCAGCTCGATCTCGCCGACGCCGCGGAAGGTGTGCGAGGCCAGCGCGTCGTCGTCGCCGATGTCGGCGTGCTTCTCGCTCTTGTCGTCGCCGGCGCGCTTGACGTCTTTGGCGTGGGCGATGCGCACACGGCCGCCGAGCACGTCGAACACCTCGTTGAGCACACCGGCCTGGTCGTCGATGTTGGTGGCGTCGAAGTAGTTCGTCGGGTCCATCAGCAGTTCGAGGCCGGGGGTGCGGATGTCGTTGAACACGCGGGCGGTCTCGCGCACCGAGCCGATGACGTTGTTCACGTAGGTCTCGAGCAGGAACGTCGCGCCGTGGTCGTAGGCCTCCTGCGCCAGCTCGGCGAGCACGGTGCGCACCTGCTCGTATGCGTCTTCGGAGCGGTTGTGCGGGTCGTGGTCCCACTCGCTCTCGGGGTTGAAGGTGCCCGACTCGGAGATGACGTACTTCGAGCCGAAGTTACGGGCGTTGCGGATGATCTCCTTCAGGTACTCGACGTTCGCCTTCCGGTGCTCGGGGTCGGGGTGGACGATGTTGGTGTAGCCCGAGATGGCCGAGATGGGCAGGTCGTGGTCGCGGAAGGTGTCGCTGACGAGCTTCGCCTTCTCCTTGGTGATCTGGCCGGCGGAGAGGTCGAGGTCTTTGAAGTGCAGGTCGAGCTGCACGGTGTTGAAGCCGTGCGCGCGGATCTTCTCGGCGGTGGTCTTGAGGTCGTAGGGGTAGTAGGCGGTGAAGATGCCCAGCTGGATCATGGCGTCGTTGCTCCTTGTTCGTTCTACGGGGTGTTGGTGTTCGAGATGTTCGGGTGGATGAGGGGGCTCAGAGGGCGAACTCGTCGAGCCGCACCGGGCGCTTCTCGGCGATCGAGCGGTAGCCCGCCTCGATCAGCGCCATGGTCTTCACGTTGTCGGCGACGCTCAGCTCGGGGGCGCCGCCTGACTCGACGGCGTGCTGCACCTGCTCCATCACGCCGATGAAGGCGTGCGGGAACCAGTGGGTGTCCCAGCTCGGTGAGACCCACTCGCCGTCGGTGTGGGTGCGCGAGGCGTAACGGATGCTCGACGGCTCGCCCGTGGGCCAACCGATCGTGCCGTTCGCCACTCCCGCCGTGCCCTCGACGCGCCACTTGATGAAGAAGTCGTCGTCGTAGCCCTCTTCGCGCGGGCCGCCCCAGACGTCTTCGACGCTGAGGGCCAAGACGTCGCCGGGGAATCGGAGGGTGGAGACGACGATGCCGTCTTCGTGCTCGAACGCGGTGCGCGGGTCTCGCCGCACGACGGTGGTGATCTCTCTCGGGTCGCCGAAGAGGTAGCGCAGCGCGTCGAGGTGGTGAACGCTCATGTTCGCGAGCGTGAGCCGGTCGTAGCCCTCGAGGAAGCCCTGCCAGTGCGGCACCGCGTGCATGTCGATCTGCGCGAACACCGGGTCGCCGAGGGCGCCGGAGTCGAGCAGCTGCTTGAGCACGCGGATCGACTGGTCGTAGCGCATGTTCTGGTTGACCGAGAGGATCTTGCCCGCCGCTGCGGCCTCGTCGCGGAGCGCGAGCGCCTCGTCGAGGTCGAGCGCGAGCGGCTTCTGGGCGAGCACCGCCTTGACGTGCGGCTGCGCCAGCGCCTCGCGGATGAGCGCGGGCTGCTGGTCGGGCGGGAAGGCGATGTCGACGATCTCGACCTCGGGGTCGGCGATCAGCTCCGAGGGCGTGCGGTGCACGGTCGGGATGCCGTAGCGCTCGGCCACCGCACGGGCGTTCGCCTCGGTGCGGGAGGCGATGGCCACGACGGGGAAGCCCGCCAGCTGGTAGGCCGCCAGGTGCTGGTCGGCCATGATGGCGCCGGCGCCGATGCACCCGATGCGGTGGCTCCGGGTACGGATGTCGACGTCGGGCCGCAGCTCGGGCCGGGCAGCTGTCGAGGTAGTCACATTCACTCCAATCGCGTCGTTGCGACGATTTTCATCACCGTAACGGAAACGAATTGATAGCGCTACTGGTAGCGCTGCCATTTCTACGCTACCGTACCGAGCACAGTCCGATTTCAAGGGAGAAATCCATGCACAGTTCACAGCGCACCCGTTGGGCGAAGGGAGCAGCCGCCCTCGCGGCCGCCTCCTCGCTCGCTCTGCTCGCCGGTTGCACCAGCGCGCCCGCCGAGGGCGGAGGCTCCACCGGCGCCTCCGGCGAAGACGGCAAGTTCGTCATCGGCTTCGAACAGCCGCTCGGCGGTCAGGCCTGGCGCGAGATGGGCCTCGCCTCGCTGCAGGCCCTCGCCGCCACCCCCGAGTACGCCGACAAGGTCGAGCTCAAGATCGTGCGCACCAACGACAACGACGCCGCTCAGCAGAACGCCGCGATGCAGAACCTCATCGCCGACGGCGTCGACCTCATCCTCTTCGACCCCGCCTCCTCCTCCGGCGCCGACGCGGCCATCACCCAGGCCACCGCGCAGGGCATCCCGGTCATCGCCAACGGCGGCCCCTACGACTCTGAAGACGTGTACATCGTCTCCACCGACTGGGCGAACGCGGGCACCATCGGCGCCGACTGGCTGCTCGAGAACCTCGGCGACAACAAGAACATCGCGGTGCTCGAGGGTCTCGCGGGCGTGCCGCTGAACGAGGGCTCGATGCCCGGCGTCATCACCACGCTCGAAGACGGCGGCGCGAAGGTCGTCGCCCAAGACACCAACGGCTGGAACGAGGCGACCGCGCAGGAGGCCATGTCGAACATCCTGCGGTCCAACCCCGACATCGGCGGTGTGTACTCGTTCCTCACCGGAGGCCAGGGCGTACCCGAGGCCTTCAAGGCCGCGGGCCTTCCCTTCGTGCCCGTCGTCGGCGGCTCCGGCTACAACGGCGAGGCGTGCACCCTCGCCGACAACGCCGCTGCCGGTCTCAAGGGCAACATGGTGTTCGGTCAGCCTGCTATCTACGCCAAGGGTCTCGAGCAGGCCGTGAAGCTGCTCGAGGGCGAGGAGATCGAGAAGGAGCAGTACTACGAGCCGCTCCAGATCACCGAGGAGAACGCCGCCGACTACTGCATCGCCGACAAGCCGAACAACTTCCAGCTCGGCTACGACTTCCCCGGCCTCGACCTCACGCTCGACGAGGTTCTCGCCTTCTACTCCGGCTCCTAGGAGATCTTCGTGACCGACGTTCGACCGGGTGCCGCGACCACTGTCGCGGCACCCGCCGACGCCCTCCTCGTCGCGACCGAGCTCGTCAAGAGCTACGGTCCGGTGAAGGCGGTGCGCGGCGTGACCTTCCACTGCAACCCCGGCGAGGTGCTCGCGCTCGTCGGCGAGAACGGGGCCGGCAAGAGCACGGTCGCCAAGATGCTCGCCGGCGCCGTGACCCCCACCTCGGGCTCCATCACCGTCGCCGGCGAGCCGCTCGCCTCGGGGAGCGTCCGCCAGTCGCGCCTCTCGGGCGTGCGCTGCGCCTTCCAAGAACTCGCGCTCGTTCCCGACTGGACGGTCGCCGAGAACCTCTCGCTGCCCGACGGCGCTCCCCTGCGCGGCTTCTCGCAGAAGAAGGCCGTGGCGAAGTCGAAGGAGCTGCTCGCCGAGTTCCACCTCGGCCGCATCGACCCGCGCGCCGCCGTCGGCACCCTCTCGCTCGCCGACCGGCAGCTGGTCGAGATCGCCCGCGCCCTGGCCGGGCGCCCCAAGCTGCTCATCCTCGACGAGGCCTCCTCCGCCCTCACCCCGCCCGGAGTGCAGTGGCTGTTCGAGCGCATCCGCGAGCTCACCGCCCGCGGCGGCAGCGTCATCTACGTCTCGCACCGCCTGGGCGAGATCGCCGAGATCGCCGACCGCGGCACCGTACTCCGCGACGGCATGGTGGCGGGCGAGTTCACCCGCGGCTCGTGGACAGACGACGAGCTCATCTCGATGATGGCCGGCCGCGAGGCCGAGCGCTTCTTCCCCGACCCGCCCGAGCGCACGACGGATGCTGTGGTGCTGTCGGTCGACAACCTCCGCTCCGAGGGTCTGCACGGGGTGAGCCTCGAGCTCGGCGCCGGCGAGATCCTCGGCATCGGCGGGCTGCAGGGGCACGGCCAGGCCGAGCTGCTGCGGGCCCTGTTCGGAGCCACCCCGGCGGTCGCCGATTCGTGGACCGTGGGTGGAGCATCCGTTCGTCACGCGAACCCCGTCAGCTCGGTGCGCCGCGGGCTCGGCTACGTGCCCGAAGACCGCAAGCGCGAAGGTCTCGCGCTCGAGATGAGCGTGGGCGAGAACCTGCTCGCGCCCTGGTACAAGGCGTATCAGCTGGGCGGCCGGCCCCGGTTGGCGCAGGAGAAGGGCTGGATCGACGGCATCCTCAGCGCGCTGTCGGTGCGCACCCGCGGCGCGAACGAGACCTCGGGCTCGCTCTCGGGCGGCAACCAGCAGAAGCTCGTGTTCGGTCGCTGGATGGACCGTTCGCGCACGGTGATCCTGCTGCACGACCCCACCCGCGGCATCGACGTGCGGGCGAAGCAGGAGCTCTACGGGGCGATCGTCGACCTCGCCCGGCAGGGGGTCGGCATCCTCTGGTTCTCGACCGAGGTCGAGGAGCTCGTGCACGTGTGCCACCGCGTGGTGGTGCTCTACCAGGGGCAGGTGGCCGACGAACTCGTCGGCTCGCGCCTCACCGCCGACGCCGTCGTCGGAGCCGCGGTCGGCGCGACCGGCGGCATCACTCTCGCTTCAGGAGGTGCGCAGTGAGCGCCGTCAGCCCCAGCACCGCCCCGGCCTGGTCGCGGTGGTGGAACGCCTCGGGCGTCACCCGTCTCCGCCGCGAGGGCGCGGTCGCGCCCGTGCTGGCGTTCGTGGTGTTCTTCGTGGTCTACGTCATCATCAACCCCGCACTGCTCACGCGGTTCCAGCTGCAGACCGCGGCGAACCTCGTGGTGCCGCTGGTGCTCGTGGCGCTGGCCCAGCTCGTCATCGTGCTGGTGGGCGGCATCGACATCTCCATCGGCGCCATCATGAGCCTCGCGAACGTCGTGTTCGCGGTGCAGCTCGAGACCATGCCGGTGCCCGTCGCCATCCTGCTCTCCCTCGGTGTGGGGCTCGGCTGCGGCTTGTTCAACGGGTTCCTCGTGGCCTACGGCGGGTTGCCCGCCATCGCCGTGACACTGGCGTCGGCGTTCATCTTCGGTTCGCTCGCCCGCGAGGTGCTGGATGCGCCGGGTGGCGGGGTGACCAAGGAGATCTACCTCGCCACGAGCGGTGAGCTGCTGCCCTACCTCCCGGTGTCGCTGGTGTGGCTCGCGGTCATCGCGGTGCTGCTCTGGCTTCTGCTGCAGCGCACCTCGCTCGGGCGCCACATCTACGGTGTCGGCTCGAACATGGAGAGCGTGCGGGCCGCGGGCCTCAACGCCAAGCTCACGAAGCTGCTCGCGTTCGGGCTGGCGGGCGTGCTCACCTCGCTCGGCGCGATGATGCTCGCGTCGTCGACCGTCACCGGCGACCCGCGCTCGGGCGACCCTTACCTGCTCTCGTCCATCGCCGCCGTGGCGCTGGCGGGCGCGGTGTTCACGGGCGGTCGCGGATCGATCATCGGCACCATCCTCGCCGCCTGCACCCTCGGGCTGATCGGCAACCTGCTGTTCTTCGCCCGGGTCAACTCCTACTGGCAGTACGTCATCTCGGCGCTCATCATCGTGGCGGTCGTCGGCATCCCCGTCGTCTGGCGCAAGGTGGCGTTCCGTGTGAAGGGAAACCGCTCATGAGCACCGTCGCTCCTTCTGTCGGCAACGCGGCCGGCGCATCCGGGCCCGGCTCGGGCTCGTCCGGCTCCGGCTCCGGCTCCTCCGGCGCGGGCGACTCGCCCGACGGATCGGGGCGCAACACCGGCGCCACCGGGCGCTCCACCTTCGGCAGTGTCATCGCTCGGGTGCCGCGCGCCGTGTGGCCGCTCGTGGCGTTCCTGGTGCTGTTCGGCATCGGTGGCATCATCAGGCCGAACCTCATCACGGTCGACGCGCTGATCGGCACGGCGACCTTCGCGATCATCCTGGCCATCGCGTCGTTCGGGCAGACCATCGCGGTCATCCAGGCGGGAATCGACCTGTCGGTGCCGAACACGATCGGCTTCTCGGCGCTGGCGTTCCTCACCCTGGTCGGGCCGCTCGGGCCGTTCGGGGCCTTCGTGGCGGCGCTGCTCGCGGGAGCGGTGATCGGGTTCCTGAACGGCATCGTCATCGCGAAGCTCGGGCTCACGCCGATCGTCACGACGATCGCGATGAACGGGTTGCTGTTCGGGGTGATCCTGCTGGCGTTCAACTTCTCCGAGCTCACGGTCACGCCCGACTTCGTCATCGCGATGACCTCGGCGAAGATCTCGGTGCTCGGGCT carries:
- a CDS encoding sugar phosphate isomerase/epimerase; translated protein: MIQLGIFTAYYPYDLKTTAEKIRAHGFNTVQLDLHFKDLDLSAGQITKEKAKLVSDTFRDHDLPISAISGYTNIVHPDPEHRKANVEYLKEIIRNARNFGSKYVISESGTFNPESEWDHDPHNRSEDAYEQVRTVLAELAQEAYDHGATFLLETYVNNVIGSVRETARVFNDIRTPGLELLMDPTNYFDATNIDDQAGVLNEVFDVLGGRVRIAHAKDVKRAGDDKSEKHADIGDDDALASHTFRGVGEIELPAAGLGSLDYELYLQRLSEQNPNVPLIIEHLDESDIPRAKQFVTDILKKYTI
- a CDS encoding Gfo/Idh/MocA family protein, producing the protein MTTSTAARPELRPDVDIRTRSHRIGCIGAGAIMADQHLAAYQLAGFPVVAIASRTEANARAVAERYGIPTVHRTPSELIADPEVEIVDIAFPPDQQPALIREALAQPHVKAVLAQKPLALDLDEALALRDEAAAAGKILSVNQNMRYDQSIRVLKQLLDSGALGDPVFAQIDMHAVPHWQGFLEGYDRLTLANMSVHHLDALRYLFGDPREITTVVRRDPRTAFEHEDGIVVSTLRFPGDVLALSVEDVWGGPREEGYDDDFFIKWRVEGTAGVANGTIGWPTGEPSSIRYASRTHTDGEWVSPSWDTHWFPHAFIGVMEQVQHAVESGGAPELSVADNVKTMALIEAGYRSIAEKRPVRLDEFAL
- a CDS encoding substrate-binding domain-containing protein, whose product is MHSSQRTRWAKGAAALAAASSLALLAGCTSAPAEGGGSTGASGEDGKFVIGFEQPLGGQAWREMGLASLQALAATPEYADKVELKIVRTNDNDAAQQNAAMQNLIADGVDLILFDPASSSGADAAITQATAQGIPVIANGGPYDSEDVYIVSTDWANAGTIGADWLLENLGDNKNIAVLEGLAGVPLNEGSMPGVITTLEDGGAKVVAQDTNGWNEATAQEAMSNILRSNPDIGGVYSFLTGGQGVPEAFKAAGLPFVPVVGGSGYNGEACTLADNAAAGLKGNMVFGQPAIYAKGLEQAVKLLEGEEIEKEQYYEPLQITEENAADYCIADKPNNFQLGYDFPGLDLTLDEVLAFYSGS
- a CDS encoding sugar ABC transporter ATP-binding protein; the protein is MTDVRPGAATTVAAPADALLVATELVKSYGPVKAVRGVTFHCNPGEVLALVGENGAGKSTVAKMLAGAVTPTSGSITVAGEPLASGSVRQSRLSGVRCAFQELALVPDWTVAENLSLPDGAPLRGFSQKKAVAKSKELLAEFHLGRIDPRAAVGTLSLADRQLVEIARALAGRPKLLILDEASSALTPPGVQWLFERIRELTARGGSVIYVSHRLGEIAEIADRGTVLRDGMVAGEFTRGSWTDDELISMMAGREAERFFPDPPERTTDAVVLSVDNLRSEGLHGVSLELGAGEILGIGGLQGHGQAELLRALFGATPAVADSWTVGGASVRHANPVSSVRRGLGYVPEDRKREGLALEMSVGENLLAPWYKAYQLGGRPRLAQEKGWIDGILSALSVRTRGANETSGSLSGGNQQKLVFGRWMDRSRTVILLHDPTRGIDVRAKQELYGAIVDLARQGVGILWFSTEVEELVHVCHRVVVLYQGQVADELVGSRLTADAVVGAAVGATGGITLASGGAQ
- a CDS encoding ABC transporter permease, with product MSAVSPSTAPAWSRWWNASGVTRLRREGAVAPVLAFVVFFVVYVIINPALLTRFQLQTAANLVVPLVLVALAQLVIVLVGGIDISIGAIMSLANVVFAVQLETMPVPVAILLSLGVGLGCGLFNGFLVAYGGLPAIAVTLASAFIFGSLAREVLDAPGGGVTKEIYLATSGELLPYLPVSLVWLAVIAVLLWLLLQRTSLGRHIYGVGSNMESVRAAGLNAKLTKLLAFGLAGVLTSLGAMMLASSTVTGDPRSGDPYLLSSIAAVALAGAVFTGGRGSIIGTILAACTLGLIGNLLFFARVNSYWQYVISALIIVAVVGIPVVWRKVAFRVKGNRS
- a CDS encoding ABC transporter permease, which gives rise to MSTVAPSVGNAAGASGPGSGSSGSGSGSSGAGDSPDGSGRNTGATGRSTFGSVIARVPRAVWPLVAFLVLFGIGGIIRPNLITVDALIGTATFAIILAIASFGQTIAVIQAGIDLSVPNTIGFSALAFLTLVGPLGPFGAFVAALLAGAVIGFLNGIVIAKLGLTPIVTTIAMNGLLFGVILLAFNFSELTVTPDFVIAMTSAKISVLGLSMPAVLPLGLGLMLVLQLVLSFTGWGRSLFVVGSAAETARLAGLPVDRIRVAGYMLSGGLAAFAGIVIVGYYQQASATMGASYLLSSVAAVVVGGASIFGGRGSVVGTVGGALVLAQVSTLVAVLNLGANIQQLIYGVIILLVISLYGRRRA